Proteins from a genomic interval of uncultured Methanocorpusculum sp.:
- a CDS encoding endonuclease Q family protein, which produces MATSPEMVPKQILAGCRTKGIHVVGSGDALHPVWREMWQPLLENECGITVVPQTEVEDSSRVHHLILMETFDQFAELQQRFTPACGHLTTAGRPHLHLSGEEIAREVHDLGGMIGPAHAFTPWTSLFAAFDLPSECYGEESIEFCELGLSADSSYGAGIEEFAEVPFLSNSDAHSAAPEKLGREFTRLDLSAPTVRGVLEAIKKGSVVLNAGFFPEEGKYNRTACTRCYAQFSLAEAERLHWRCPADKGRIKIGVKERAEQLSTIPPTSRPPYLKMVPLGEVIARVLGVSSPNTKKVRALYSKFIEAFDNEIAVLLEVPQDDLARISPEVAGAVLSMREARVTLIPGGGGRYGSFTL; this is translated from the coding sequence ATGGCGACCTCCCCCGAGATGGTCCCAAAGCAGATACTTGCCGGATGCCGGACCAAGGGAATCCATGTGGTTGGAAGCGGGGATGCCCTTCATCCCGTCTGGCGCGAAATGTGGCAACCGTTGCTCGAAAACGAGTGCGGTATCACGGTTGTTCCTCAGACCGAGGTTGAGGACTCTTCCCGCGTTCATCATCTGATTTTAATGGAAACGTTCGACCAGTTTGCTGAACTCCAGCAGAGGTTTACACCGGCATGCGGGCATCTTACGACCGCGGGCCGCCCCCATCTGCATCTTTCCGGAGAAGAGATCGCCCGGGAGGTTCATGATCTGGGCGGCATGATTGGCCCGGCGCATGCCTTCACGCCGTGGACTTCTCTTTTTGCCGCGTTCGATTTGCCTTCAGAATGTTACGGCGAAGAGAGCATCGAGTTCTGCGAGCTAGGTCTTTCCGCCGATTCATCCTACGGTGCCGGCATCGAAGAGTTTGCCGAAGTTCCCTTTCTCTCGAATTCGGATGCCCACAGTGCCGCGCCCGAGAAACTTGGCCGCGAGTTCACGCGCCTTGACCTTTCGGCCCCCACTGTCCGCGGGGTTCTCGAAGCGATAAAAAAGGGTTCGGTCGTGCTGAATGCCGGGTTTTTCCCGGAAGAAGGAAAATACAATCGAACCGCCTGCACGCGGTGTTATGCGCAGTTTTCTCTTGCTGAGGCGGAACGTCTTCACTGGCGATGTCCCGCCGACAAAGGCCGGATAAAAATCGGCGTAAAGGAGCGGGCAGAACAGCTCTCCACTATTCCTCCAACGAGCCGTCCCCCCTATCTGAAGATGGTTCCGCTTGGCGAAGTTATTGCCCGCGTTCTGGGCGTTTCCTCGCCAAACACCAAAAAAGTACGGGCGCTGTATTCTAAATTTATCGAGGCATTCGATAACGAGATCGCAGTATTACTCGAAGTGCCGCAAGATGATTTGGCCCGCATCTCGCCCGAGGTTGCCGGAGCGGTTTTATCGATGCGGGAAGCCCGCGTCACGCTGATTCCCGGAGGCGGCGGCCGCTATGGGTCGTTTACCCTTTGA
- a CDS encoding proteasome assembly chaperone family protein: MEQVNVRWYVEDVAAHSSPILIAGLPCVGHVGKLVVDHLVRVLSAVKVAEITSTLFPPQMYLSEDAVLRMPRNEVFFAPCSDNSPAVLLLAGDCQSTTHEGHYILGNAYIRIFELLGVKRIYTLGGYGVGRMVEKPRILAALSSSSLKEEVLSAGAVLNKDEPVGGIIGAAGLLITLGRLAGMDGIALLGETSGYLVDPVSSTAVLDVLEKFTGIKADRTELSELASQMMTEVSAIASTMQKNNADDLRYIG; encoded by the coding sequence ATGGAACAGGTAAACGTCAGATGGTATGTTGAGGATGTCGCCGCTCACTCCTCTCCGATTCTAATTGCCGGACTTCCCTGCGTCGGACATGTCGGCAAACTCGTGGTCGACCATCTTGTTCGTGTTCTCTCAGCCGTAAAGGTTGCCGAAATCACTTCCACGCTCTTTCCTCCGCAGATGTATCTTTCCGAGGACGCGGTTCTCCGCATGCCGAGAAATGAGGTGTTTTTTGCCCCGTGTTCTGATAATTCTCCCGCGGTCCTTCTTTTAGCAGGCGATTGTCAAAGTACGACGCACGAGGGTCATTACATTCTCGGGAATGCGTATATACGCATCTTTGAACTTCTGGGCGTGAAACGGATCTATACGCTCGGCGGGTATGGTGTCGGCCGGATGGTGGAGAAGCCGCGAATTCTGGCCGCGCTTTCCTCCTCGTCTCTCAAAGAAGAAGTACTTTCGGCCGGAGCAGTTTTGAACAAAGACGAACCGGTCGGCGGGATCATCGGTGCCGCCGGTCTTTTGATCACGCTCGGCCGTCTTGCAGGAATGGATGGCATCGCCCTGCTTGGTGAGACCTCCGGCTACCTGGTGGATCCCGTCAGTTCGACTGCCGTTCTCGATGTTCTGGAGAAATTTACCGGCATCAAAGCCGACCGGACCGAACTTTCCGAGCTTGCTTCGCAGATGATGACGGAAGTTTCGGCTATTGCCTCAACCATGCAGAAAAACAACGCCGACGATCTGCGCTATATCGGATAA
- a CDS encoding RNA-protein complex protein Nop10: MTGHIRRCPECNTYTLFNTCQKCGCPTVSAHPARYSPEDTYGKYRRMAKTWNR, translated from the coding sequence ATGACAGGTCATATTCGTAGATGTCCTGAATGCAACACCTACACTCTTTTTAACACGTGTCAGAAATGCGGATGTCCGACGGTATCTGCCCATCCAGCAAGATATTCTCCCGAGGATACCTATGGTAAATATCGAAGGATGGCAAAAACATGGAACAGGTAA
- a CDS encoding translation initiation factor IF-2 subunit alpha — protein sequence MSERDWPIEGELVVCSVTEVKDFAAFVNLDEYEGRQGLIPIAEIARGWIKYIRDYIREGQKVVCKVLHVDEHRGHIDLSLKDVNEHQRREKIQDWKNEQKAHKWIGFASAESKVDVKTFEEAMYAEFGSLYAAFEGIALYGDTTLAKFALPAEAAAALAKVASENVKVPKVTVSAILELTSNKPDGVNIIRRALRSAEPKVDGAEIELLYLGAPHYRVKVVAPDYKTAEKALVKASEAAIGVMERAEGSGKLIRKQK from the coding sequence ATGAGTGAAAGAGATTGGCCAATAGAAGGAGAACTTGTCGTCTGCAGCGTTACAGAAGTCAAGGACTTCGCGGCATTTGTAAACCTGGATGAATATGAAGGACGTCAGGGGTTAATTCCGATCGCGGAAATTGCCCGTGGCTGGATTAAATATATCCGGGACTACATCCGTGAAGGACAGAAAGTTGTCTGTAAAGTCCTTCACGTCGATGAACACCGCGGCCATATCGATCTTTCTCTCAAAGATGTCAATGAACACCAGCGCCGGGAAAAAATCCAGGACTGGAAAAACGAGCAGAAGGCACACAAATGGATAGGGTTTGCCTCAGCCGAGTCGAAGGTCGACGTCAAGACGTTTGAAGAGGCAATGTATGCCGAATTTGGTTCGCTCTATGCAGCGTTCGAGGGTATCGCTTTATACGGCGACACAACCCTCGCCAAATTTGCGCTTCCTGCCGAAGCCGCAGCAGCCTTGGCAAAGGTTGCTTCTGAAAATGTCAAGGTCCCCAAAGTCACCGTCAGTGCGATTCTGGAACTGACCTCCAACAAGCCGGACGGCGTCAACATTATCCGCCGGGCTCTTAGAAGCGCCGAGCCGAAAGTAGACGGTGCCGAGATCGAACTGCTCTATCTTGGCGCGCCGCACTACCGGGTAAAAGTTGTTGCCCCGGATTATAAGACTGCAGAAAAAGCTCTGGTCAAAGCATCCGAAGCAGCGATCGGTGTGATGGAACGCGCTGAAGGTTCCGGCAAACTCATCCGGAAACAGAAGTAA
- a CDS encoding 30S ribosomal protein S27e: MVKASRETRSKFLKVKCPDCENEQLVFEKATSVVECTVCGRILAEPTGGKAALKADIVATFE, encoded by the coding sequence ATGGTAAAAGCATCCCGAGAAACCCGGAGCAAATTCCTGAAGGTAAAATGTCCGGACTGTGAAAACGAACAGCTCGTATTCGAGAAAGCAACCTCCGTTGTTGAATGCACTGTCTGCGGCCGCATCCTTGCTGAGCCGACCGGCGGCAAAGCTGCTCTTAAAGCAGATATCGTAGCAACATTTGAATAA
- a CDS encoding 50S ribosomal protein L44e produces MKKPVKFNTYCPYCRKHTEHEVERVKKGKTTGLHWIDRQKARRSNVGNRGKFGKVPGGDKPTKKINMRYRCKECGKAHLREGYRAGKFELTE; encoded by the coding sequence ATGAAGAAACCAGTAAAATTTAACACCTACTGCCCATACTGCCGGAAACACACCGAGCACGAGGTTGAGAGGGTAAAGAAAGGCAAGACAACCGGTCTCCACTGGATTGACCGTCAGAAAGCACGCCGCAGCAATGTTGGTAACCGTGGTAAATTCGGCAAAGTTCCGGGAGGAGACAAGCCGACCAAGAAGATCAATATGCGCTACCGGTGCAAAGAATGCGGTAAAGCCCACTTAAGAGAAGGTTACCGTGCAGGTAAATTCGAACTTACGGAGTGA